Genomic segment of Methanobrevibacter sp.:
TCTAACTTCGTAATCTTTTGTATTCATAGTATAACCTTTTAAATTAAATTTGTAATTGTTATATATGAATTAAAAGTTAATAAATTGTTTAGTAGTTTTATAAAGCAATTTAACAAGATTAAATTAATTTTAGGCGATGATTACAATATTTCTGTAAATGGTAAAAGAGTGAAAAGAACTAATATCTAGTTTCCGAATTTGGCGCGATTTCTTTTGACTTCATATCTTGCAAAGAAGTAATTTATAACACTTGCAATTGCTCTTCCAATACATAAACCTAACCAGATACCAATAAGGCCTAAATTGAACCAGAATACAAATATATAGATTAAAGGAACTACGAATATGATTTCCCTTAAAATTGTAAACATTAGGCTGTAAGTTCCTTTCCCGATTCCTTGATAGAAAAAGCTGGATGGTATTCCAATACCTGTTAGAATCAAAGTAGGACATGCAATCTGAAGATATTGTGCAATTCCTGGAACTAAATTGGCGGTTTCTGGGGTATATGCAAACAATGTAGCTAACGGTGTTGCGAATATAACTAAAATCAATGTTATGACAGTTCCCAAAGCAAGTCCAAATTTGGCACCATATTTGTGGGTTCGTGATAGATAGTCTCCATTTCTAGCACCGAATGCGCTTCCGGACACTGCAATAACTGCAGATCCGATAGCTGTTAGGGGCATAATTGCAAATAGGTATAGTCTTTGACCTGAGGTGAATACGGCGATTCCGTAATCTCCCCCAACCATGGCTATTACAATCAAATAGATTGACATTGCGATTGCCATAATCAGCATGTCAAGTGAAGATGGAATTCCTACTTTCAGAATGTCTTTTGTTAATTTTGAATCGAATTTAAATCCCCTAAGGCTGACATCAACATATGTGTCTTTTTTAATCAAAATCCAATATAGCATCACCAATGCCGCAATTGCTGAACTTACAATTGTTGCAAGGGATGCTCCTGCAGAACCAAATCCTAAGGTATAAATGAATATCGGGTCAAGTGTTGCATTCAGGATAACTGTAATGATGACGACATACATTGCACGTTTCATGTCCCCTTCGCCACGAAGGATTCCGCTGCAGCCGTTGGAATACATAAAAGCAATCAGGCCTAAAAACAATGGGGTCGCATATGCAATGCCCTCTTTTAGTGTCTGTCCTGTGGCCCCATAGCTTCTAAGCAATGGCTCTTGTATGATTATAAAAATTATTGTTAAAATTATTGAAGCTATAAAAAAGATAATTAACGAGTGGGTTGCGGATTCATTGGCTTTTTGGTGATTTTTAGCACCGATAAATCTTGAAATGCTGCTTGTTGCACCATTTCCGAGCCCTACACTTGCCCCATTCAACACCATAAAGATTGGTGTAACAAATCCGATTCCTGCAATGGCTGTAGGACCAAGTCCGGCTACCCAAATTCCATCAACGATATTGTACAATGCTGTCAGAATCATTGAAATCATGATTGGGATGGCCAATTTTTTCACAGCTTTCTCCGGTTCTCCCCTCATTAACTCCACATTTTCATTAGCCATGTTTTAAATATTGGTTTTACTCATATTTAATTAGTGGTGATGTTGTGGACTATGAAGCAATTATTAGTGAGAAGTATCCAAATTGTGATGTTGAAGTACTGACTCCCGGCGTTTTTGAAATGGAAAAATTAGTGGAATACATTACAGATGACATTGTTGTTTATAAACCTTTTTCAATCATGGTAAACAGGCATTTCATAAGATTCATGATGAATGTTGGTCATAGGGGCAAAATCTATTATCTGGATGGTTTTTCAGATGAGGATTTAAAGACTGTTCATGCGGGACTTTTGAAATTCACATGGAAAAGCGATGTCAAAATAAATTTGTTCAAGAATGCAAATCCTGATAGGGATATCTTAGGGTTATAGCTGGAAAAATTCATCACAATATTCACAATAGTAGTTTAAATTGCCATCACAGTAGTTTCCAATAATTATATCATTATCCAGTGACTCAATAGCTAGTTCATCAGTTGGGTCGCCATGAAATACTTTTTTTAATTCTCTCTTGCATTTGGGACATCTTTTCATATTATTCAATTATATTAATAATGAATTTTAAATATTATTGTAGGTGTAAAAAAATGCTTATCAATGTTGGTGCCGAATTCGGCACACACTTGGAATCAAATGAAGAGGCAGTAGAACTAATTGAAATTTTAAATAAGATTCCCGAGGATAATTTCATCATCGATTTTAAGGATGTCATTTTCGTAACAATGAATTATGCTCAAGCGTATTATTCTGCTAAATTGGAGTCTTCTAAAAACATATCAGAAATTAATTTATCGGATGAAATCAGTGTTGTTATGGGTGCGGCTGATGAGGCATGCAATCCATAATTTTATTGCAACATGCTAATTTTGTCCTCGCAACTTTCAATGCACTCCCCGCAGAAGTTGCAGATACGGCAGTTTGAATTAAAAATGTAGAAATTTAACGTATTGTCATTGATGGAATCCGAAGAAATGCACTGATTTAGAGTGGTGAGACTATGCTTGCAAAAAAGATGATAAGGGACATATTGAATCATAAGACTCTATTCATATCTATCTTTTTAATGGCATTTTTGGGAGTTTTTGTTTTTGCAGGGGTAGGCGGTGAATCTGTCGGTCTTGAAGTTAATATAGACAATTATTATGAAGAGACTAACTTGGCTGACGGTTGGATTTATTCTCCTTATTTGAATGATTTGTTTTTAGAGCAAGTGAATCTTTTAGGTCCAACTACACAAATGGAAAGGCAATTAGTTGTTGATTCTGTAGCGGACTTTGAAAATGGTCCTGAAGTCACGCTGCACTTTGTTGAAAACAACACAATATCCAAATTCTATTTGCTGGAAGGTGAACCGTTAGACATTAATGACAGTGAGGGAGTGTGGCTTGATAAAAGCTTTGCTGATGCTAAAGGATTGGAAGTTGGGGACAACATCAGCTTTGAATGTGAAGGTTACACTATTGAAAAAGAAATTAAGGGATTGGGATACTCTCCAGAATATGTTTATCATGCTTCATCCAATTCATTGTTGCCTGATTTTAACGAAATTGGTTTTGCTTACATGTCCTATAAGGCATTTCCAGAGGATACGGTTCCATATAATGTTTTAAATGTTAAATTTAAGGGCAGTCCTGATACTTTTGGCAAATTATTGGATTATCGGTTAGAGGGCTATTACAGCACATTCGTTGAAAGGTCTGAGCATCCAAGTGTTAATCAATTTTCACAGGAAATTACCAAACACAAAATGATGGCAGACGTTTTTCCGGTAGTGTTCATCATAATTACAATGTTGATTCTTTTCACAACAATGACAAGGATTATTGCTCATCAGCGAACTCAAATAGGCATATTAAAAGCCAGCGGATTTAAAAACACAACGATAATGTGGCATTATATATCATATGGATTTTGGCCAGTTTTGATTGGATCGGTTTTAGGTTTGATTTTGGGGCCAATAATACTGCCTCAAATATTTCATCCGTCAATGGTTAGGACATATAAAATGCCATTATGGAGTCCCGCTTGGGACATGACTTTCGTATATGTAATGGCTTTCATGGTTATAGTTTCACTTGTGGTTTCATATTATGCCATTTCGAGCATAACAAATGAAAAGCCTTCCGACACTATAAAGCCCAAAGCGCCTAAGGCATCAACTTCAGGATTTATTGAAAAATCAAAGATTTGGAAAAGATTATCATTCAACATTCGTTGGAATTATAGGGATGCTAAAAGAAATAAATTGAGAGGGATTATGACCATTATAGGGGTCATGGGTTGCAGTGCACTTTTAGTTGGCTCATTTGGTTTACATGATGGAATGAATGATATAAAAGAATGGGAATACAGTCAAATTAACCATTATGACTCGAAATTAGTAATCGATAATGCATCAGCATCGCAAATTGATGTTGTTGTTGCTGAGGTTAATGGGGAAAGCATAATGGAAAAAGCTATTGAAATAGAATCAGATGATGTGAAAAAGTCGGGTTCGCTTCTGGTTTTAGATAGCACGGATTTAATAACACCAACAGATGATGATTGGAATAAAGTAGACATTGCAAATGATGAGGTTTCGATTTCAAAAAAAATGGCCGATATATTGGGAGTTGGTGTTGGCGACACTGTAAAGTGGCATATTATGGGTTCAAACAAATGGGTTGAAGTAAAAATTGATAAAATCCATGCAGACCCAATATCACAAGGTTTTATCATGTCTTCAGATAAGCTAGAGGAGTTGGGCTTAAATTACACACCAACAAGTGTGATTACCTCAGAGCATGTGGATGGAACATACGATGGCTTTAAAGAAACCAATCATCTCAGTGATATTGAAATTAGTTGGAGTGAGATAACCCAGACCATGTGGCTAATAATCTACGTATTGATGTTCTTTGCTTGTACTCTAGCAATCATAGTTTTATATAATTTAGGATTGCTGTCCTTTACAGAAATTGAAAGGGAAATTTCAACTCTTAAAGTACTTGGATTTAAAAGCAATGATTTGAGGAGATTGTTGTTAACCCAAAATCTATTTTTCACAGTTATTGGATTTATATTGGGCATACCGTTAGGTTTATATATTCTGACAGTAATGTGGCAGTCTTCAGGAGATTCATTTTGCATAGTACCTTCATTAACTCTTACAAATGTTATGTTAACTGCCATGATAACGTTTTCATTGTCAATTATTGTAAACCTAATGTTTTCAAGTAAAATCAAGAAATTGGACATGGTCGAATCTCTGAAAGGGGCAGAATAGATTATGCTATCGAATTCAATTATTATATGCAAAATATTAAATTAACTAAAAGAGATATATTAATGTGTAGCTACAGTTTTGAATAGCTATTATTTGATATTTTTTTCAATATGTCCTTTCGTAATTGGAAGGTTACTTATAAATTCGGCAATTTCAATGCATTGCCGGGAAATATAAAGGGTGTTTAAGTGAGTGAACAAAAATTAGAAGTATTCAATGTTTTGAATTTTTTAAACAGTGGTTATGAACTGGAAGACATTTTAAAAGAAGGTCAATTTGGAACTTTTTCATCTGCTGAAGATTGCATTCAATATTTGGTTGATGAAGGTTATCTTGAAGGGGATGTGACCGTTAGCGCAAATGTAGAAGTAACTGCTGAGGCAATATCTAAAAAATACGTAGTTTCCGAACTTAAAGACATTTTAAGGGAAAATGGCCTAAAAGTTTCAGGAAAAAAACATGAATTGGTTGAAA
This window contains:
- a CDS encoding MATE family efflux transporter — translated: MANENVELMRGEPEKAVKKLAIPIMISMILTALYNIVDGIWVAGLGPTAIAGIGFVTPIFMVLNGASVGLGNGATSSISRFIGAKNHQKANESATHSLIIFFIASIILTIIFIIIQEPLLRSYGATGQTLKEGIAYATPLFLGLIAFMYSNGCSGILRGEGDMKRAMYVVIITVILNATLDPIFIYTLGFGSAGASLATIVSSAIAALVMLYWILIKKDTYVDVSLRGFKFDSKLTKDILKVGIPSSLDMLIMAIAMSIYLIVIAMVGGDYGIAVFTSGQRLYLFAIMPLTAIGSAVIAVSGSAFGARNGDYLSRTHKYGAKFGLALGTVITLILVIFATPLATLFAYTPETANLVPGIAQYLQIACPTLILTGIGIPSSFFYQGIGKGTYSLMFTILREIIFVVPLIYIFVFWFNLGLIGIWLGLCIGRAIASVINYFFARYEVKRNRAKFGN
- a CDS encoding ABC transporter permease, yielding MLAKKMIRDILNHKTLFISIFLMAFLGVFVFAGVGGESVGLEVNIDNYYEETNLADGWIYSPYLNDLFLEQVNLLGPTTQMERQLVVDSVADFENGPEVTLHFVENNTISKFYLLEGEPLDINDSEGVWLDKSFADAKGLEVGDNISFECEGYTIEKEIKGLGYSPEYVYHASSNSLLPDFNEIGFAYMSYKAFPEDTVPYNVLNVKFKGSPDTFGKLLDYRLEGYYSTFVERSEHPSVNQFSQEITKHKMMADVFPVVFIIITMLILFTTMTRIIAHQRTQIGILKASGFKNTTIMWHYISYGFWPVLIGSVLGLILGPIILPQIFHPSMVRTYKMPLWSPAWDMTFVYVMAFMVIVSLVVSYYAISSITNEKPSDTIKPKAPKASTSGFIEKSKIWKRLSFNIRWNYRDAKRNKLRGIMTIIGVMGCSALLVGSFGLHDGMNDIKEWEYSQINHYDSKLVIDNASASQIDVVVAEVNGESIMEKAIEIESDDVKKSGSLLVLDSTDLITPTDDDWNKVDIANDEVSISKKMADILGVGVGDTVKWHIMGSNKWVEVKIDKIHADPISQGFIMSSDKLEELGLNYTPTSVITSEHVDGTYDGFKETNHLSDIEISWSEITQTMWLIIYVLMFFACTLAIIVLYNLGLLSFTEIEREISTLKVLGFKSNDLRRLLLTQNLFFTVIGFILGIPLGLYILTVMWQSSGDSFCIVPSLTLTNVMLTAMITFSLSIIVNLMFSSKIKKLDMVESLKGAE